One genomic region from Phycodurus eques isolate BA_2022a chromosome 16, UOR_Pequ_1.1, whole genome shotgun sequence encodes:
- the LOC133414377 gene encoding axin-2-like isoform X5 codes for MSRLLVDRIAGSFREDAPRPPVPGEEGEAPRYPGKRAAMKPEPGKPVALGPPGSSTGRNQDGLGEPEGSASPDSPLSRWTKSLHSLLGDQDGALLFRTFLEAEKCADTLDFWFACNGFRQMDLKDTKTQRVAKAIYKRYIENNSVVAKQLKPATKTFIRDNIKKRHIDSAMFDQAQTEIQTNMEENAYQLFLTSDVFFKFVRSGGENPDHVNADGLSDLRLVCGYLPTLDEEEEWTLDFKSRTAVKTSQRVAAPARGLEVMERGYGWSKGGELVCRVGSFAPVSSTNDSEVSSDALTDDNVSVTDGSVDAGPPYKLSSKKLLQREMQRNVRMNSQVSLPAFPRTRCPPKEGVPMEPAKFAAQLISRLESLKREQDTLSSLEVRLQQIQEEEEREDTEIAGSAQQIPPHPLSLLPSSSEEDPQAILDEHLSRVLKTPVCRSPTVIWHSPRSSSPEHRPFARPGFGLEASLSSPDRGAFTLTLGPGRTLVSRQSTKHIHHHYIHRHAGPKTKEQFEREAALQVRTLCSSGSGECAPCQPYQRSRSLGRETCGAVSTDTSMGRSSSLSRRECRSGVEEGASERCAQECGPLQLPSDTADPAQNVLQWILESKRQGRHKSSSTQSTKKSFEGSSTQTQTWGGGGNCLHLRSHQPSQPFIQDPAMPPLPPPNTLAQLEEACRRLEEVSTTKTAKQRHSLSGLQRDKSHLVPVQSGGSAPVSPAVPNLAPATSGLCRQSDDAAECRKSGETVVTYFFCGEEIPYRRTMKSHSLTLGHFKEQLRKRGSYRYYFKKASDEFKCGAVFEEVSDDGSLLPTYEGKILGKVERMD; via the exons ATGAGCCGGCTGCTCGTGGACCGCATCGCCGGCAGTTTCCGAGAAGATGCTCCTCGACCCCCGGTGCCCGGGGAGGAGGGCGAGGCGCCCCGCTACCCCGGCAAACGCGCCGCGATGAAACCGGAGCCCGGCAAGCCCGTCGCGCTCGGCCCTCCGGGCTCCTCGACCGGGAGGAACCAGGACGGCCTCGGGGAGCCCGAGGGCAGCGCCTCCCCGGACTCGCCGCTCTCCCGCTGGACCAAATCTCTGCATTCCCTCCTCGGGGACCAGGACGGCGCCCTCCTGTTTCGGACTTTCCTGGAGGCGGAGAAGTGCGCCGACACCTTGGACTTTTGGTTCGCCTGCAACGGCTTCCGGCAGATGGACCTCAAGGATACCAAAACCCAGCGAGTGGCCAAGGCCATTTACAAGCGCTACATCGAAAACAACAGCGTGGTCGCCAAGCAGCTCAAGCCCGCCACCAAGACCTTCATCCGGGACAACATCAAGAAGCGGCACATCGACTCCGCCATGTTCGACCAGGCGCAGACGGAGATCCAGACCAACATGGAGGAGAACGCCTACCAGCTCTTCCTGACCTCTGACGTTTTCTTCAAGTTCGTGCGGAGCGGCGGGGAGAACCCCGATCACGTCAACGCCGACGGCCTGAGCGACCTGCGGCTCGTGTGCGGATACCTGCCCACGCTCGACGAAGAAGAGGAGTGGACTTTGGATTTCAAAAGCAGAACGGCCGTCAAGACCTCGCAGAGGGTCGCCGCGCCCGCCAGGGGGCTGGAGGTGATGGAGAGGGGCTACGG GTGGTCCAAGGGAGGAGAGCTCGTCTGCCGCGTGGGCTCCTTCGCGCCCGTCAGCAGCACCAACGACAGCGAGGTGTCCAGCGACGCCCTGACCGACGACAACGTGTCCGTGACGGACGGCAGCGT CGATGCCGGCCCTCCTTACAAACTGAGCTCCAAGAAGCTGCTTCAGAGGGAGATGCAGCGGAACGTGCGGATGAACAGCCAAGTGTCTCTGCCTGCTTTCCCT CGCACCCGCTGCCCTCCCAAGGAAGGCGTCCCAATGGAGCCGGCAAAGTTTGCGGCCCAGCTCATCTCGCGCCTGGAGAGCCTGAAGAGGGAACAGGACACCCTCAGCTCTCTGGAGGTGAGGCTGCAGCAGATTCAGGAG GAGGAAGAACGGGAGGACACCGAGATCGCGGGAAGTGCTCAGCAGATTCCCCCACACCCGCTGAGCCTCCTGCCCAGCTCCTCGGAGGAGGACCCCCAGGCCATCCTGGACGAGCACCTCTCGCGGGTCCTGAAGACACCCGTTTGCCGGTCGCCCACCGTCATCTGGCACTCGCCCCGCTCCAGCTCACCGGAGCACCGGCCCTTCGCCCGGCCGGGATTCGGACTCGAGGCTTCCCTGTCTAGTCCCGACCGGGGGGCTTTCACGCTCACCCTGGGCCCCGGCCGCACCCTCGTGAGCAGGCAGAGCACGAAGCACATCCACCACCACTACATCCACCGTCACGCCGGGCCCAAGACCAAGGAGCAGTTTGAGAGGGAGGCCGCCCTCCAGGTGCGCACTCTGTGCTCCTCCGGTAGTGGCGAGTGCGCGCCCTGCCAGCCTTACCAGCGCAGCCGCAGCCTGGGCCGCGAGACGTGCGGCGCCGTCTCCACCGACACCAGCATGGG GCGTTCCAGCTCTCTGTCCAGACGCGAGTGTCGCTCAGGAGTTGAAGAGGGGGCGTCCGAGAGGTGCGCGCAGGAGTGCGGCCCCCTCCAGCTGCCCAGCGACACGGCGGACCCCGCTCAGAACGTCTTGCAGTGGATCCTGGAAAGCAAGCGACAAGGCAGGCACAAGTCGAG CAGCACCCAAAGCACCAAAAAGTCTTTCGAGGGCTCCTCGACGCAGACTCAAACGTGGGGCGGCGGCGGAAACTGCCTTCACCTTCGCAGCCACCAGCCGTCCCAGCCGTTCATCCAAGACCCCGCCATGCCCCCCCTGCCGCCTCCCAACACTTTGGCCCAGCTGGAGGAGGCGTGCCGCCGACTGGAGGAGGTCTCCACCACCAAGACCGCCAAGCAAAG GCATTCGCTGTCCGGGCTCCAGCGGGACAAGAGCCACCTCGTGCCTGTGCAGAGCGGGGGATCCGCCCCCGTGTCGCCTGCCGTTCCTAACCTCGCCCCCGCCACCAGCGGCCTCTGCCGCCAATCCGACGA CGCTGCGGAGTGTCGGAAAAGCGGGGAGACGGTGGTGACTTACTTCTTTTGTGGGGAGGAGATCCCCTACCGGAGGACCATGAAGAGCCACAGTCTGACCCTCGGCCACTTCAAGGAGCAGCTGCGCAAGAGGGGAAGCTACAG GTACTATTTCAAGAAGGCCAGCGACGAGTTCAAGTGCGGCGCCGTTTTCGAGGAAGTGTCGGACGACGGCTCCTTGCTGCCCACCTACGAGGGCAAGATCCTGGGCAAGGTGGAGAGGATGGACTGA
- the LOC133414377 gene encoding axin-2-like isoform X4, whose protein sequence is MSRLLVDRIAGSFREDAPRPPVPGEEGEAPRYPGKRAAMKPEPGKPVALGPPGSSTGRNQDGLGEPEGSASPDSPLSRWTKSLHSLLGDQDGALLFRTFLEAEKCADTLDFWFACNGFRQMDLKDTKTQRVAKAIYKRYIENNSVVAKQLKPATKTFIRDNIKKRHIDSAMFDQAQTEIQTNMEENAYQLFLTSDVFFKFVRSGGENPDHVNADGLSDLRLVCGYLPTLDEEEEWTLDFKSRTAVKTSQRVAAPARGLEVMERGYGWSKGGELVCRVGSFAPVSSTNDSEVSSDALTDDNVSVTDGSVDAGPPYKLSSKKLLQREMQRNVRMNSQVSLPAFPRTRCPPKEGVPMEPAKFAAQLISRLESLKREQDTLSSLEVRLQQIQEEEEREDTEIAGSAQQIPPHPLSLLPSSSEEDPQAILDEHLSRVLKTPVCRSPTVIWHSPRSSSPEHRPFARPGFGLEASLSSPDRGAFTLTLGPGRTLVSRQSTKHIHHHYIHRHAGPKTKEQFEREAALQVRTLCSSGSGECAPCQPYQRSRSLGRETCGAVSTDTSMGRSSSLSRRECRSGVEEGASERCAQECGPLQLPSDTADPAQNVLQWILESKRQGRHKSSTQSTKKSFEGSSTQTQTWGGGGNCLHLRSHQPSQPFIQDPAMPPLPPPNTLAQLEEACRRLEEVSTTKTAKQSALCRHSLSGLQRDKSHLVPVQSGGSAPVSPAVPNLAPATSGLCRQSDDAAECRKSGETVVTYFFCGEEIPYRRTMKSHSLTLGHFKEQLRKRGSYRYYFKKASDEFKCGAVFEEVSDDGSLLPTYEGKILGKVERMD, encoded by the exons ATGAGCCGGCTGCTCGTGGACCGCATCGCCGGCAGTTTCCGAGAAGATGCTCCTCGACCCCCGGTGCCCGGGGAGGAGGGCGAGGCGCCCCGCTACCCCGGCAAACGCGCCGCGATGAAACCGGAGCCCGGCAAGCCCGTCGCGCTCGGCCCTCCGGGCTCCTCGACCGGGAGGAACCAGGACGGCCTCGGGGAGCCCGAGGGCAGCGCCTCCCCGGACTCGCCGCTCTCCCGCTGGACCAAATCTCTGCATTCCCTCCTCGGGGACCAGGACGGCGCCCTCCTGTTTCGGACTTTCCTGGAGGCGGAGAAGTGCGCCGACACCTTGGACTTTTGGTTCGCCTGCAACGGCTTCCGGCAGATGGACCTCAAGGATACCAAAACCCAGCGAGTGGCCAAGGCCATTTACAAGCGCTACATCGAAAACAACAGCGTGGTCGCCAAGCAGCTCAAGCCCGCCACCAAGACCTTCATCCGGGACAACATCAAGAAGCGGCACATCGACTCCGCCATGTTCGACCAGGCGCAGACGGAGATCCAGACCAACATGGAGGAGAACGCCTACCAGCTCTTCCTGACCTCTGACGTTTTCTTCAAGTTCGTGCGGAGCGGCGGGGAGAACCCCGATCACGTCAACGCCGACGGCCTGAGCGACCTGCGGCTCGTGTGCGGATACCTGCCCACGCTCGACGAAGAAGAGGAGTGGACTTTGGATTTCAAAAGCAGAACGGCCGTCAAGACCTCGCAGAGGGTCGCCGCGCCCGCCAGGGGGCTGGAGGTGATGGAGAGGGGCTACGG GTGGTCCAAGGGAGGAGAGCTCGTCTGCCGCGTGGGCTCCTTCGCGCCCGTCAGCAGCACCAACGACAGCGAGGTGTCCAGCGACGCCCTGACCGACGACAACGTGTCCGTGACGGACGGCAGCGT CGATGCCGGCCCTCCTTACAAACTGAGCTCCAAGAAGCTGCTTCAGAGGGAGATGCAGCGGAACGTGCGGATGAACAGCCAAGTGTCTCTGCCTGCTTTCCCT CGCACCCGCTGCCCTCCCAAGGAAGGCGTCCCAATGGAGCCGGCAAAGTTTGCGGCCCAGCTCATCTCGCGCCTGGAGAGCCTGAAGAGGGAACAGGACACCCTCAGCTCTCTGGAGGTGAGGCTGCAGCAGATTCAGGAG GAGGAAGAACGGGAGGACACCGAGATCGCGGGAAGTGCTCAGCAGATTCCCCCACACCCGCTGAGCCTCCTGCCCAGCTCCTCGGAGGAGGACCCCCAGGCCATCCTGGACGAGCACCTCTCGCGGGTCCTGAAGACACCCGTTTGCCGGTCGCCCACCGTCATCTGGCACTCGCCCCGCTCCAGCTCACCGGAGCACCGGCCCTTCGCCCGGCCGGGATTCGGACTCGAGGCTTCCCTGTCTAGTCCCGACCGGGGGGCTTTCACGCTCACCCTGGGCCCCGGCCGCACCCTCGTGAGCAGGCAGAGCACGAAGCACATCCACCACCACTACATCCACCGTCACGCCGGGCCCAAGACCAAGGAGCAGTTTGAGAGGGAGGCCGCCCTCCAGGTGCGCACTCTGTGCTCCTCCGGTAGTGGCGAGTGCGCGCCCTGCCAGCCTTACCAGCGCAGCCGCAGCCTGGGCCGCGAGACGTGCGGCGCCGTCTCCACCGACACCAGCATGGG GCGTTCCAGCTCTCTGTCCAGACGCGAGTGTCGCTCAGGAGTTGAAGAGGGGGCGTCCGAGAGGTGCGCGCAGGAGTGCGGCCCCCTCCAGCTGCCCAGCGACACGGCGGACCCCGCTCAGAACGTCTTGCAGTGGATCCTGGAAAGCAAGCGACAAGGCAGGCACAAGTCGAG CACCCAAAGCACCAAAAAGTCTTTCGAGGGCTCCTCGACGCAGACTCAAACGTGGGGCGGCGGCGGAAACTGCCTTCACCTTCGCAGCCACCAGCCGTCCCAGCCGTTCATCCAAGACCCCGCCATGCCCCCCCTGCCGCCTCCCAACACTTTGGCCCAGCTGGAGGAGGCGTGCCGCCGACTGGAGGAGGTCTCCACCACCAAGACCGCCAAGCAAAG CGCTCTCTGCAGGCATTCGCTGTCCGGGCTCCAGCGGGACAAGAGCCACCTCGTGCCTGTGCAGAGCGGGGGATCCGCCCCCGTGTCGCCTGCCGTTCCTAACCTCGCCCCCGCCACCAGCGGCCTCTGCCGCCAATCCGACGA CGCTGCGGAGTGTCGGAAAAGCGGGGAGACGGTGGTGACTTACTTCTTTTGTGGGGAGGAGATCCCCTACCGGAGGACCATGAAGAGCCACAGTCTGACCCTCGGCCACTTCAAGGAGCAGCTGCGCAAGAGGGGAAGCTACAG GTACTATTTCAAGAAGGCCAGCGACGAGTTCAAGTGCGGCGCCGTTTTCGAGGAAGTGTCGGACGACGGCTCCTTGCTGCCCACCTACGAGGGCAAGATCCTGGGCAAGGTGGAGAGGATGGACTGA
- the LOC133414377 gene encoding axin-2-like isoform X6 — MSRLLVDRIAGSFREDAPRPPVPGEEGEAPRYPGKRAAMKPEPGKPVALGPPGSSTGRNQDGLGEPEGSASPDSPLSRWTKSLHSLLGDQDGALLFRTFLEAEKCADTLDFWFACNGFRQMDLKDTKTQRVAKAIYKRYIENNSVVAKQLKPATKTFIRDNIKKRHIDSAMFDQAQTEIQTNMEENAYQLFLTSDVFFKFVRSGGENPDHVNADGLSDLRLVCGYLPTLDEEEEWTLDFKSRTAVKTSQRVAAPARGLEVMERGYGWSKGGELVCRVGSFAPVSSTNDSEVSSDALTDDNVSVTDGSVDAGPPYKLSSKKLLQREMQRNVRMNSQVSLPAFPRTRCPPKEGVPMEPAKFAAQLISRLESLKREQDTLSSLEEEEREDTEIAGSAQQIPPHPLSLLPSSSEEDPQAILDEHLSRVLKTPVCRSPTVIWHSPRSSSPEHRPFARPGFGLEASLSSPDRGAFTLTLGPGRTLVSRQSTKHIHHHYIHRHAGPKTKEQFEREAALQVRTLCSSGSGECAPCQPYQRSRSLGRETCGAVSTDTSMGRSSSLSRRECRSGVEEGASERCAQECGPLQLPSDTADPAQNVLQWILESKRQGRHKSSSTQSTKKSFEGSSTQTQTWGGGGNCLHLRSHQPSQPFIQDPAMPPLPPPNTLAQLEEACRRLEEVSTTKTAKQSALCRHSLSGLQRDKSHLVPVQSGGSAPVSPAVPNLAPATSGLCRQSDDAAECRKSGETVVTYFFCGEEIPYRRTMKSHSLTLGHFKEQLRKRGSYRYYFKKASDEFKCGAVFEEVSDDGSLLPTYEGKILGKVERMD, encoded by the exons ATGAGCCGGCTGCTCGTGGACCGCATCGCCGGCAGTTTCCGAGAAGATGCTCCTCGACCCCCGGTGCCCGGGGAGGAGGGCGAGGCGCCCCGCTACCCCGGCAAACGCGCCGCGATGAAACCGGAGCCCGGCAAGCCCGTCGCGCTCGGCCCTCCGGGCTCCTCGACCGGGAGGAACCAGGACGGCCTCGGGGAGCCCGAGGGCAGCGCCTCCCCGGACTCGCCGCTCTCCCGCTGGACCAAATCTCTGCATTCCCTCCTCGGGGACCAGGACGGCGCCCTCCTGTTTCGGACTTTCCTGGAGGCGGAGAAGTGCGCCGACACCTTGGACTTTTGGTTCGCCTGCAACGGCTTCCGGCAGATGGACCTCAAGGATACCAAAACCCAGCGAGTGGCCAAGGCCATTTACAAGCGCTACATCGAAAACAACAGCGTGGTCGCCAAGCAGCTCAAGCCCGCCACCAAGACCTTCATCCGGGACAACATCAAGAAGCGGCACATCGACTCCGCCATGTTCGACCAGGCGCAGACGGAGATCCAGACCAACATGGAGGAGAACGCCTACCAGCTCTTCCTGACCTCTGACGTTTTCTTCAAGTTCGTGCGGAGCGGCGGGGAGAACCCCGATCACGTCAACGCCGACGGCCTGAGCGACCTGCGGCTCGTGTGCGGATACCTGCCCACGCTCGACGAAGAAGAGGAGTGGACTTTGGATTTCAAAAGCAGAACGGCCGTCAAGACCTCGCAGAGGGTCGCCGCGCCCGCCAGGGGGCTGGAGGTGATGGAGAGGGGCTACGG GTGGTCCAAGGGAGGAGAGCTCGTCTGCCGCGTGGGCTCCTTCGCGCCCGTCAGCAGCACCAACGACAGCGAGGTGTCCAGCGACGCCCTGACCGACGACAACGTGTCCGTGACGGACGGCAGCGT CGATGCCGGCCCTCCTTACAAACTGAGCTCCAAGAAGCTGCTTCAGAGGGAGATGCAGCGGAACGTGCGGATGAACAGCCAAGTGTCTCTGCCTGCTTTCCCT CGCACCCGCTGCCCTCCCAAGGAAGGCGTCCCAATGGAGCCGGCAAAGTTTGCGGCCCAGCTCATCTCGCGCCTGGAGAGCCTGAAGAGGGAACAGGACACCCTCAGCTCTCTGGAG GAGGAAGAACGGGAGGACACCGAGATCGCGGGAAGTGCTCAGCAGATTCCCCCACACCCGCTGAGCCTCCTGCCCAGCTCCTCGGAGGAGGACCCCCAGGCCATCCTGGACGAGCACCTCTCGCGGGTCCTGAAGACACCCGTTTGCCGGTCGCCCACCGTCATCTGGCACTCGCCCCGCTCCAGCTCACCGGAGCACCGGCCCTTCGCCCGGCCGGGATTCGGACTCGAGGCTTCCCTGTCTAGTCCCGACCGGGGGGCTTTCACGCTCACCCTGGGCCCCGGCCGCACCCTCGTGAGCAGGCAGAGCACGAAGCACATCCACCACCACTACATCCACCGTCACGCCGGGCCCAAGACCAAGGAGCAGTTTGAGAGGGAGGCCGCCCTCCAGGTGCGCACTCTGTGCTCCTCCGGTAGTGGCGAGTGCGCGCCCTGCCAGCCTTACCAGCGCAGCCGCAGCCTGGGCCGCGAGACGTGCGGCGCCGTCTCCACCGACACCAGCATGGG GCGTTCCAGCTCTCTGTCCAGACGCGAGTGTCGCTCAGGAGTTGAAGAGGGGGCGTCCGAGAGGTGCGCGCAGGAGTGCGGCCCCCTCCAGCTGCCCAGCGACACGGCGGACCCCGCTCAGAACGTCTTGCAGTGGATCCTGGAAAGCAAGCGACAAGGCAGGCACAAGTCGAG CAGCACCCAAAGCACCAAAAAGTCTTTCGAGGGCTCCTCGACGCAGACTCAAACGTGGGGCGGCGGCGGAAACTGCCTTCACCTTCGCAGCCACCAGCCGTCCCAGCCGTTCATCCAAGACCCCGCCATGCCCCCCCTGCCGCCTCCCAACACTTTGGCCCAGCTGGAGGAGGCGTGCCGCCGACTGGAGGAGGTCTCCACCACCAAGACCGCCAAGCAAAG CGCTCTCTGCAGGCATTCGCTGTCCGGGCTCCAGCGGGACAAGAGCCACCTCGTGCCTGTGCAGAGCGGGGGATCCGCCCCCGTGTCGCCTGCCGTTCCTAACCTCGCCCCCGCCACCAGCGGCCTCTGCCGCCAATCCGACGA CGCTGCGGAGTGTCGGAAAAGCGGGGAGACGGTGGTGACTTACTTCTTTTGTGGGGAGGAGATCCCCTACCGGAGGACCATGAAGAGCCACAGTCTGACCCTCGGCCACTTCAAGGAGCAGCTGCGCAAGAGGGGAAGCTACAG GTACTATTTCAAGAAGGCCAGCGACGAGTTCAAGTGCGGCGCCGTTTTCGAGGAAGTGTCGGACGACGGCTCCTTGCTGCCCACCTACGAGGGCAAGATCCTGGGCAAGGTGGAGAGGATGGACTGA